One Neoarius graeffei isolate fNeoGra1 chromosome 16, fNeoGra1.pri, whole genome shotgun sequence DNA segment encodes these proteins:
- the b9d1 gene encoding B9 domain-containing protein 1: protein MTSNNPSVFLLMVNGQIETANFPEYDDLYCKYCFVYGHDWAPTAGLEEGISQITSKGRDSSQSLVWNFPLDITFKSTNPFGWPQVVVSVYGPDTFGNDVVRGYGAVHVPFTPGKHTRTIPMFVPESTSRLQRLTSWLMGRRPEFTNPKIVAQGEGREVTRVRSQGFVTIQFNIITKDMKKLGYDVGQTPARNLMP from the exons ATGACCTCAAATAACCCTTCCGTTTTTCTTCTCATGGTCAATGGACAAATCGAAACAGCTAAT tTCCCGGAATATGATGACTTATATTGCAAGTATTGTTTTGTGTATGGACATGACTGGGCTCCAACAGCA GGACTGGAAGAGGGGATATCTCAAATAACATCGAAAGGACGAGATTCTTCTCAGAGCCTTGTGTGGAACTTCCCCCTGGACATTACTTTCAAAAGCACAAACCCATTTGGCT GGCCTCAGGTTGTGGTGAGTGTATATGGGCCAGACACATTCGGAAATGACGTGGTCCGGGGTTACGGAGCTGTGCATGTCCCCTTTACCCCTGGAAA GCACACAAGGACAATCCCAATGTTTGTTCCTGAGTCCACATCGAGGCTGCAGAGACTCACAAG CTGGTTGATGGGTAGGCGTCCTGAGTTCACAAATCCTAAAATCGTTGCTCAGGGAGAGGGAAGAGAAG TAACCAGGGTGCGCTCTCAAGGCTTTGTAACCATCCAGTTTAACATCATTACCAAAGACATGAAGAAGTTGGGATATGACGTCGGCCAAACGCCAGCCAGGAACCTGATGCCATAG